A region from the Lutra lutra chromosome 1, mLutLut1.2, whole genome shotgun sequence genome encodes:
- the CPN2 gene encoding carboxypeptidase N subunit 2, producing MLSGAWLCWASLLLLARPSQPCPVGCDCFIQEVFCSDEGLAAIPPDIPPHATDIIFVETSLTTVGTRAFSGSPNLTKVVFLNTQLQHFGPDAFGGLPGLEDLEITGSAFSNLSASAFSNLSADAFSNLTLLRQFTLNFNALEALPEGLFQQMHALESLQLQGNRFQSLPGRLFQPLRGLKALNLAQNLLSHLPEELFEPLGSLQTLRLSSNLLSGLPPGVFSQLGCLQELFLDSNAIKELPPGVFEGLFRLEKLWLQHNAMGHLPLSVFSSLGNLTFLNLQGNALQGLPAGLFAPTPGLLGLSLSYNQLEAVSEDAFANLSRLSSLTLSHNALTHLPAGVFRDLQGLVRLYLGSNNLTTLHPALFQNLSKLELLSISRNLLTTLPEGIFDSNYNLFNLALRGNPWQCDCHLAYLFGWLREYSDRFFNMQTYCSGPAYLKGQLLPALQEEQLVCPVTGNHLGFQAPGSEDGELGAPWDLAAEEKAVGIRCTYSNPEGTVVLACDGEDRCRWLNVQLSPRPGSGPQALTFNGSQHWDLKSRCGSVRVTVAIEAWPGES from the coding sequence ATGCTGTCCGGAGCCTGGCTGTGCTgggccagcctcctgctcctggccaggccctcccaacccTGCCCTGTGGGCTGTGACTGCTTCATCCAGGAGGTGTTCTGCTCCGATGAAGGGCTGGCCGCCATCCCGCCAGACATCCCACCCCATGCCACAGACATCATCTTTGTAGAGACCTCGCTCACCACGGTGGGAACCCGGGCCTTCAGCGGCAGCCCCAACCTGACCAAGGTGGTTTTCCTCAATACCCAGCTCCAGCACTTTGGGCCCGACGCCTTTGGGGGGCTGCCTGGGCTGGAGGACCTGGAGATCACTGGCAGTGCCTTCTCCAACCTCAGCGCCAGCGCCTTCTCCAACCTCAGCGCCGACGCCTTTTCCAACCTGACCTTGCTGAGGCAGTTCACCCTCAACTTCAACGCGCTGGAGGCTCTGCCCGAGGGCCTCTTCCAGCAGATGCACGCCCTGGAGTCTCTCCAGCTACAGGGTAACCGGTTCCAGAGCCTGCCGGGGAGGCTCTTCCAGCCCCTGAGAGGGCTGAAAGCCCTCAACCTGGCCCAGAACCTGCTGTCCCACTTGCCTGAGGAGCTGTTTGAGCCCCTGGGGAGCCTGCAGACCCTGAGGCTGAGCAGCAACCTGCTCTCCGGCCTGCCCCCCGGAGTGTTCAGCCAGCTGGGCTGCCTGCAGGAGCTCTTCCTTGACAGCAATGCCATCAAGGAGCTGCCACCAGGAGTGTTCGAGGGGCTCTTCCGGCTGGAGAAGCTGTGGCTGCAGCACAACGCCATGGGCCACCTGCCACTCTCCGTCTTCTCCTCCCTGGGCAACTTGACTTTCCTGAACCTGCAGGGGAACGCGCTGCAGGGGCTGCCCGCCGGCCTCTTCGCGCCCACCCCGGGCCTGCTCGGCCTGTCTCTGTCCTACAACCAGCTGGAGGCCGTCAGCGAGGACGCCTTTGCCAACCTGTCCAGACTCAGTTCCCTGACGCTGTCGCACAATGCCCTCACCCATCTCCCCGCCGGCGTCTTCAGGGACCTGCAGGGGCTGGTCAGGCTCTACCTGGGCAGCAACAACCTGACGACCTTGCACCCAGCGCTCTTCCAGAACCTGTCCAAGCTGGAGCTGCTCAGCATCTCCCGGAACCTCCTGACCACGCTCCCTGAGGGCATCTTCGACTCGAACTACAACCTGTTCAACCTGGCCCTGCGCGGCAACCCCTGGCAGTGCGACTGTCACCTGGCCTACCTCTTTGGCTGGCTGCGTGAGTACAGCGACCGGTTCTTCAACATGCAGACCTACTGCTCGGGCCCCGCCTACCTGAAGGGCCAGCTCCTGCCCGCCTTGCAGGAGGAGCAGCTGGTGTGTCCTGTCACCGGCAACCATCTGGGCTTCCAGGCCCCAGGGTCAGAGGATGGAGAGCTTGGGGCCCCCTGGGACCTGGCTGCGGAGGAGAAGGCGGTCGGGATCCGGTGCACCTACAGCAACCCCGAGGGCACCGTGGTGCTCGCCTGCGACGGTGAGGATCGGTGCCGCTGGCTGAATGTCCAGCTGTCCCCCAGGCCGGGCTCAGGCCCCCAGGCACTAACATTCAACGGCAGCCAGCACTGGGACTTGAAGTCAAGGTGCGGCTCCGTGAGGGTCACTGTGGCCATTGAGGCCTGGCCAGGGGAGAGCTAG
- the LRRC15 gene encoding leucine-rich repeat-containing protein 15, whose protein sequence is MLLKHYLLLLVGCQAWSSGLAYYGCPSECTCSRASQVECSGARIAAVPTPLPWNAMSLQILNTHITELNESPFLNISALIALRIEKNELSNIMPGAFRNLGSLRYLSLANNKLQVLPIGLFHGLNNLESLLLSSNQLVQIQPAHFSQFSNLKELQLHGNHLEYIPDGVFDHLVGLTKLNLGKNSLTHLSPRIFQRLGNLQVLRLYENRLSEIPMGTFDGCGSLQELALQQNQIGMLSPGLFHNNRNLQKLYLSNNHISQLPPGIFMQLPQLNRLTLFGNSLKELSPGIFGPMHNLRELWLYDNHITSIPDNVFSNLRQLQVLILSRNQINYISPDAFNGLAELRELSLHTNALQELDGSVFRMLVNLQNISLQNNRLRQLPGNIFAHVNGLMTIQLQNNQLENLPMGIFDHLGNLCELRLYDNPWRCDSDILPLHNWLLLNKPRLGTDTLPVCFSPPSVRGQSLIIINVNAVVPSVQVPVIPEVPSYPETPQYPDTPSYPDTTSISTTDFTSPMEDYTDLTTIEVTEDRGTWGMTQAQSGLAIAAIVIGIIALVCSLVACICCCCCKKRDHTVLMQMKAPNEC, encoded by the coding sequence ATGCTGCTGAAACATTACCTTCTTCTGCTGGTGGGCTGCCAAGCCTGGAGCTCGGGGCTGGCCTACTATGGCTGTCCCAGTGAGTGCACCTGCTCCAGGGCCTCCCAGGTGGAGTGCTCGGGGGCGCGCATTGCGGCGGTGCCCACCCCCTTGCCCTGGAATGCCATGAGCCTGCAGATCCTCAACACGCACATCACCGAACTCAACGAGTCCCCGTTCCTCAACATCTCGGCCCTCATTGCGCTGAGGATCGAGAAGAATGAGCTGTCCAACATCATGCCCGGTGCCTTCCGTAACCTAGGCTCCCTGCGTTACCTCAGCCTTGCCAACAACAAGCTTCAGGTTCTACCTATTGGCCTCTTCCATGGTCTGAACAACCTTGAGTCGCTCCTTCTGTCCAGCAACCAGCTGGTGCAGATCCAGCCGGCACACTTCTCCCAGTTCAGCAACCTCAAAGAGCTACAGCTGCATGGCAATCACCTGGAATATATCCCCGACGGCGTCTTCGACCACCTGGTGGGCCTCACGAAGCTCAATCTAGGCAAGAATAGCCTCACCCACCTCTCACCCAGGATCTTCCAGCGCCTGGGCAACCTCCAGGTCCTCCGGCTGTATGAGAACAGGCTCTCCGAAATCCCCATGGGCACGTTTGATGGGTGCGGAAGCCTCCAGGAGCTGGCCCTCCAGCAGAACCAGATTGGTATGCTCTCCCCTGGCCTCTTCCACAACAACCGTAACCTCCAGAAGCTCTATCTGTCCAACAACCACATCTCCCAGTTGCCTCCTGGCATCTTCATGCAGCTGCCCCAGCTCAACCGTCTCACCCTTTTTGGGAATTCCCTGAAGGAGCTCTCTCCGGGGATCTTTGGGCCGATGCACAACCTGCGTGAGCTTTGGCTCTACGACAACCACATCACTTCTATCCCGGACAACGTCTTCAGCAACCTCCGCCAGCTGCAGGTGCTGATCCTCAGCCGTAACCAGATCAACTACATCTCCCCAGATGCCTTCAACGGGCTGGCGGAGCTTCGGGAGCTGTCCCTCCACACCAACGCGCTGCAAGAGCTGGACGGGAGCGTCTTCCGCATGCTGGTCAACCTGCAAAACATCTCCTTGCAGAACAACCGCCTCAGACAGCTCCCGGGGAATATCTTTGCCCACGTCAATGGCCTCATGACCATCCAGCTGCAGAACAACCAGCTGGAGAACCTGCCCATGGGCATCTTTGATCACCTGGGGAACTTGTGTGAGCTGCGTCTCTATGACAACCCCTGGAGGTGTGACTCAGACATCCTTCCGCTCCACAATTGGCTCCTGCTCAACAAGCCCAGGTTGGGGACGGATACTCTCCCAGTGTGTTTCAGCCCACCCAGCGTCCGAGGCCAGTCCCTCATCATCATCAATGTCAACGCGGTTGTCCCCAGTGTCCAGGTCCCAGTGATCCCTGAGGTGCCCAGCTACCCAGAGACACCACAGTACCCAGACACACCCAGCTACCCTGATACCACCTCCATCTCCACCACTGACTTCACCAGCCCCATGGAGGACTACACGGATCTGACCACCATTGAGGTCACTGAAGACCGCGGCACATGGGGCATGACCCAGGCCCAGAGTGGGCTGGCCATCGCTGCCATTGTCATCGGCATCATTGCCCTGGTCTGTTCTCTGGTTGCCTGTATCTGCTGTTGCTGTTGCAAGAAGAGGGACCACACAGTCCTGATGCAGATGAAGGCACCCAATGAGTGCTAA